The following is a genomic window from Amycolatopsis australiensis.
AGCTTGGAGACGTAGAGCGGTTCGAGGCCGGTCTCGTCGGCGAGTTCCCGCTGGCTGGGCGCCGCTCCGGCGCGTTCCAGGCCGGCGAGCGAGGACAGGAAGACGTACTGCGCGTGCGTCAGGCCCATCGGCGCCAGCGCGCGGTCCACCGCCACGCGCCACTTCAGGGAAAGCCGCCAGACGAGATGGCCGGGAGTGCTCATGCCAGAAACTGTACATGGCTACTATGTACATGGCCACTATCCGGCCGGAAGCGGTGCGGCGGAGTCAGGCGGCGAGTTCGCGGATGCGCGCCATGGCGGCCCGCACCTCGGCGAAGCCGGTGGTCAGCGGGCTGAGGCCGACGCGGATGCCGTCGGGACGGCGGAAGTCGATCAGCACGCCGTTTTCGATGAGCAGCCGGGAGAGCCGCTCGGCGTCCGGGTGCCGCAGGGTGACGTGCCCGCCGCGGCGGTCGTCTTCGCGCGGCGAAGCCACCGTGAAACCGAGCGGGACGAGCCACGCGTCGGCGAGGTCGATGACCCAGCGGCCCAGCGCGACGGCCTTCGCCCGCACCCGCTCGATCCCGGCCTCGGCCAGCAGCGCGACGCCTTCCTGGACGCCCACCATGCCGAGCACCGGCGGCGTCCCGGACAGCGCGCGGCGGATGCCCGGCGCGGGCACGTAGTGCTCGGCCATGGCGAACGTGTCGGCCGCGCCCATCCAGCCGGTGATGGGCTGGCCGAACTCGGCGTGGTGGCGCGCGTTGACGTACAGGAACGCGGGCGCGCCGGGCCCGGCGTTGAGGAACTTGTACGTGCACCCCACGGCGAAGTCGGCGCCCGCCGCGTCCAGCTCCACGGGCAGCGCGCCGACGCTGTGGCAGAGGTCCCAGATGGCCAGCCCGCCGCGCTCCTGCACCAGCCGCGTGATCCCGGGCAGGTCGGCGATCTCCGCCGACCGGTAGTCCACATGGGACAGCACGACCGCGGCGGTCCGGTCGCCGGTGACCGCCCCGACGTCCGCCACGGTGTCGAGCCAGCGGACCGTCTTGCCGAGTTCGGCGGCGACGCTCTCGACGAGGAACCGGTCGGTGGGGAAGTTGGCGGTGTCGGTGACGATCTCGTCGCGTCCCGGCCGCAGCGCGACGGCCGCGCGGAGCACCTTGTACAGGCACACGGACGTCGAGTCGGCGACGATGGTCTGCCCGGGTGCGGCACCGAGCGCGACGCGGCCCAGCTCGTCGCCGATCCGCTCGGGCAGGGCGAGCCAGCGCTCGTCCCAGGACCGGATGAGCCGGGCGCCCCACTGCTCGGCGACGACCTCCCGCAGCCGCTCGGCGGTGGCGCGCAGCGGTCGGCCCAGCGAGTTGCCGTCGAGGTAGGCGACGACGCCGGGATCGGTGATCGGGACGAAGCGGTCGCGGAACCCGGCGAGCTCGTCTCCGGCGTCGAGGCGTTCCGCCTCCTGCAGCGTGGTCAGCGGTTCTTCTCCTTCAGCCGCACGGCTTCCTTGCGCACCTCGGCCTGCGTGGCGCGTTCCCGGACCAGCCAGTCGGGGTTCTCTTCCTTCAGCGCTTCGATCTGCTCGGTGGTGAGCGCCTCGGTGATCCCGCCGCGGGTGAGGCCGCCGATCGAGATGCCGAGCTTCGCCGCGACGACCTGCCGCGGGTGCGGGCCGGTCCGGCGCAGCTCCCGCAGCCACTCGGGCGGGTCGGCCTGCAGCGCGTTCAGCTCGTCGCGCGAGACGACGCCCTCCCGGAACTCCGGGGGCGTGGCTTCGAGGTACACACCCAGCTTCTTCGCCGCTGTCGCGGGCTTCATCGTCTGGGTGGTCTTGTGCGACGTCATGCCGTCCAGGGTAGCCAGCGCCCCGCCCGGTAACCTGACCCGGTGACCTCGTTCCGCCTCGCGTACGTTCCGGGAGCGACGCCCGCCAAGTGGGTCCGGACCTGGGCGGAGCGGATGCCGGAGGTGCCGCTGACCCTGGTGCCGGTCGAGGCGGCCGGCGCGACGGGGCTGATCCGCGCGCGCGAGGCGGACGCGGCGTTGCTGCGGTCCCCGATCGACCGCGACGGCCTGCACGCGATCCCGCTCTACACCGAGACGACGGTGGTGGTCGTCCCCAAGGACCACCTGATCGCGGCGGCCGACGAAGTGTCCACTGCGGATTTGGCGGACGACGTCGTGCTGCACCCGCTGGACGACACGATCGAGTGGACTTCGCTCCCGGGCCGCCCGGCGGTTTCGCGCCCCGGGACGACGGCGGACGCCGTCGAGCTGGTGGCGGCGGGCGTCGGTGTGCTGGTGGTGCCGCAGTCGCTGGCCCGGCTGCACCACCGCCGTGACCTGACCTACCGCCCGGTCACCGACGCGCCGCAGTCGAGCGTGGCGCTGTCGTGGCTGGAGGACGAGACGACGGACCTGATGGAGACGTTCATCGGGATCGTCCGCGGCCGCACGGTCAACAGCACGCGCGGACGCCCGCCGCAGGCGCCCGCCGAGCGCAAGCGCCCGGAGCGCAAGCCGGCGGCGGCGAAGAAGCCGGTCCGGCGCGGGGGCGGGGCGCCGAAGCGGGGCAAGCCGCGGCGGCGGTCCTGAGCCCGGCCGGTCAGGACGTCGAGTAGACGCAGTTGCCGTCCACGCGGTCCGGCAGGTCGGGGTCGTCGAACCACAGGCCGTTCTCGCCGAGGTAGCGGAACTGGATGACGGTGCCGGGAGGCACTTCCACCGACGCCGAGCGGCGGCCGTTGGAGCGCGGGGTCAGGTGGTGGCGGCCGGGGGTCCAGTCGTTGAACGACCCGACGACGCTCACCCGCCCGGGCGGTGCCCCGACGGGGAGGCTGAAGGTGACGCGCTGGGTGCCGGCCCGGCTCTTGCTGGTCTTGATCACGCGGCGACGGCCTTTCGGGGGGAGTGGCGGAGGGGACGTGCTCGGCACTGAGCGCCGACATGATGACACAGCTGTGACGATTCGGTCACGTCCAGTGCCCGAAGGGATGACAAGGCCGCTCAACGGTTCGCCTCCGACCGGGTGGTCCTGCGGCGAACCATGATCATCTTGCTGCCGGAGCTGTGTTCAGGTGCGAAACTGACTGCCGTGACCGTCATCGTTGATCGTCATGTCAAGGACCCGTGTGCGTGGTTGCGCGCGGTGACCGGCGAGCTCGCCGGCGCGCCGCCCGCCGACACGCGCGGGGTGCTCCTGACGGTGTGGGACGGGCTGGTGGCCGCCCGGCTGGCCGGGCTGCACGCGGCGGCGGCTTCGCCGCGCTGGCGCGCCCGGCAGCGGCACGCCGAAGCGGTCGAGTTCGATCTGGCCGTCCAGCTGGCCCGCAACTGCACCGTCGGTACCGGCCTGGCCATCCCGGCCCGGCTGAGCGGGGCCGCGGTCGCCTGGCCCGTCGAGCGGGCGGACGCCGCGGTGGCCGCGATCATCGCGTTCTGCGGAACGGCGGAAACGATGCTGCGCCGGGCGGGCGAGCTGACGCCGGTGTGGGAGGACAGCCTCCTGGGCCCGGTGGCGTTGACGCGCTGGCTGGCGGACTGCTGGGCGGGCAGGCACACGGGAGACCCGTTGCGGCTGCCGGTGCCCCCGCCGCCGTGGTGGCGCTGAGGCCGGTCCGTCAGGGGAATCGCGGGGCCGGAGCGACCGGCCCCGGGCGAAAGGAGGCGGGGATGGCGCCATCGGCTGTCCCGCCGTCGAGATTCCCGCACGCGACCCGCGCGGCGGTACACGAGCTGCTGCTGGCCGAGCTGAGGTCAGCGGGAGGCCGTGCGCGCGCGGCGGGCTGCCCACGCGAGGTGGTGCTGGAGGTGTTGAGCACCCGAGTGTGCACGGCAACCGGCGACGGCGAGGACGGGCAGAGCGGATAGCGGCCAGGCCGGGACGGGGCTCGCGATCCGGTGGCCGCTGGTGCGCGCTCGCCGGTCGAGGCAATCCGGTGCACGGCCATCCCGCCGCGCGCGGCAGCCGGTCGAGCGCGGCCCGGCGGCCGCTCAAACGGCGGCAGGTCTACTCGGCCATTCCGCCGCCGCGGCAGCCGGTCGAGCCCAGCCTGCTCGGCCGGGTCAGGCCCGGCCGAGCAGCACTCCCGGCGACCCTCCGCCGTCAACGGCCGAGAATGGCCAGCACCGCCGCCACGATCCGGTCCACGCGTGCCTCGTCGGCCAGGGCCGCGGCCAGCCAGTCCTCCCGCGTCGCTCCTTCATGCGGCAACCGGTCCAGCACGCCACCACCCGCGCCGAACACCCGCCGGACCACCGCCGCCACCGCCGCCGGCGGGGCTTCTCCCCGCTCCAGCCGTGCCTCGATCGCCCGCAGCGCCCGGTCCGCCAGCTCCGCCAAGCGGATGTCGTCCGCCTCGGCCGGGTCCACCAGCGGCAGCGGGGCCGGCTCGGCCGAGCTGTCCGCCGGCATCGGCGCCACCGGCGGCCGCTTGTGCCCGAGCGGGCGTTCCACGTGCTCCGCGTGCCACTTCGGGCGCGTCCGCATGGCCGTCAGCACCGTCCGCACCTCGCGGTCGAGCGTGTCGCGGCCCGGCGGCGGCTCGCCCGTTACCTCGGCGCGGCGGGCCGCCCAGGCGTCCAGTGGCCACAGCCGGGCGCCCGCCGTCGACGGCACCCCCGCCCACACCAGCACCTGGACCGCCAGGTCGCACAGCCACGGGTCGCCGCCCAGCTCGCCGGCGAGCCACGCCGGGAGCCGGGGACGTTGCAGCGCCCCGGTTTCGCCGCGCCGCCGCCGGTGCGCGTCGACCGTTGCCGGGCCCAGCCGGCTCGCCAGCCAGCCGTCGAAGTTGCCGATCGGGCCGCTCGCGCGGTGCAGCGCGTGCTCCACCACGGCCTCGACGTCGTCGTGGAACCGGTCGAGGCAGTCCGGGCGCAGCCACTCGAGCCCGCGGACGCAGTCCGGGTGCCGTCGCCGCCGTTCCAGCGGCCGGGTGATCCGGGCGAACACCAGCGGCCACGCCACGGCGTAGACCGCCCCGCGCAAGCGGGCCAGCTCGCCCGGCGGCGCCGTCGAGGCCGCGACGGCGAGCCTGCCGTCGCGGGCCAGCCGGCGGACCCCGGCGACGTCGGCCGGCCCGATCGGCGCGTGCGTGGTGTCGAGCAACCCGTCCTCCCCGATGCCGTCGACGGGGAAATCGTCGATCAGCCGGGGAACGGGAAAAGGCCACGGCCGGGCCGAATCGCGGCGGAACTGGCCACGGACTGGCCACCGGCGAATCACCTGATCGGCGCAGCCGGTGCCGCCGATCGCGCGGAAGTTCGCGTGCCACAATCGAAATCCCATGGCACACGAGGACGGGTTGCTCCGCGAGCTCACCATTCTGCGCCGCGGCTGGGGAGTGGAAACCGAACGGCTCCGCGGCCGGCTCGGGCCGCTCATTTCCGGCTGGTGCGAAATCCACCGCACGGCGAACGACCGCGAAGCGCGCCGCGTGCTGCGCGAAGCGATTTCCGCCGCCATTGCGGACTTCCCCGCCGACGACCGGCTCGCGGTCAACGTCGCGCTCGGCATCGCCCCGGGCTCGCAGCACGCGCTGCTCAGCGACCGGGTCGGGCTCCTCGCGCAACGGCTGAGCGTCTCCGAACGCACGGCCCGGCGCCGGATCGACCGGTCGTTCGCCCGGCTGGCCGCCGAAATCGAGGCAGGCACCCGGCCCGGTGACGGCGTGCCCGACCCCGAGCAGGGCTGGTTCGTCAAGCGGCTCAAGGCCCTCGTGCGGCTGGACACCGCCGAGCCGCAGCTGATCGAGGAGCGGCTGATCGTGGCGACCCGGGACGGACTGAGCCGGATCTGCGCCCAGTTCACCGTGCCCCGCCTCGAAGACGGCCGCGACGGCGAGCGCGAGGTGGCCGCCGACGCGCAGTACGGCGTGCGGATCATCGGCGGGAACCGCGAAGGGCAGCGCCACTTCCGCTGGCTGCTCGACCTCCCGCGGCCCCTGGCGCGCGGCGGCACCCACACGTACTCGCTGGTGTTCCGGCTCCGGGACGGCCTGCCGATCCGGCCGTCCTACACGTTCGTGCCGCTGGTGACGTGCGAATCGTTCGCCGTGCGGGTCCGCTTCGACCCGTGCCGTCCGCCGCGGGTGGTGTGGCGGCTCGACCGGGTGCCGCCGTCGGTGCTGGCCGACCCGCCCCAGCCGGGCGAGCCGCTGCCGCTCGACGGCGCCGGCGAGGTCGCCCAGGAGTTCGCCGCCCCGCAGCTGGGTTACGCCTACGGCCTCCGGTGGCTCCCGCAAGATATTCCTTGACTCGAATATTCTCATCGGTGAATGCTTCGGGCCGTGGACGGGATCGCGGCAGCACTGGGCGACGCGGCGCGCTGGCGCCTCGTCGAGCTGCTCGCCGAGCGTCCGCGGTCGGTGGGCGAGCTGGCCGAGCTGACCGGCCTGCGCCAGCCCCAGACCACCAAGCACCTCCAGACGCTGGCCCGCGCCGGGCTCGTCACCGCCTTCCCGCTCGGGCAGCGTCGCGTCCACGCCCTCGAAGCCGGGCCGCTGGCAGCGTTCGCGCACCGGCTGGGCGAGCTGGCCAAGGCGACCGAAGCGCACGAAGGCGAGCGGGACGTCGTCGCGCGCTACCGCGCGGCCATCGAGGCGGAGACCGCGATCGCCGGCCGCGGCCGCCGGGCGGACGGACGCACGTTCGCCTTCGAGCGCGTGCTGGCCGCGCCCCGGGAAGTGGTCTGGCGGCACTGGACCGACCCGGACCTGCTGGCGTCGTGGTGGGTTCCGCCGTCGATGACGATCACCGCCTGCCTGCTCGAACCGCACGCGGGCGGCCGCGCGGTGCTGGCCTACCGCGACGCCGGCGGCGCATACCGTTCGGAAGGGCGCGTCCGGCACGCGCAGGAGCCCGGCCGTCTCGGCTTCGACCTGGCGGTGAAGGGAAAGGCGTCCTTCACCGCGCACTACGACCTGGAGCTGACGACGGTGCCGGACGGCACCCGGCTGCGGCTCGGCCTGCGCGTCACCGCGACGACCGTCGAGGCCGTCCCGGCCGTCGCCGGCATCGAGACCGGCTGGGGCCAGGTGCTCGACCACCTCACCGCCGTCCTCACCCGACGAAAGGGCTGACCACCATGACCGAGCCGAGCGGCCGCGCGGTGACCGCGAACCTGAGCCTCACCCTCGACGGGCGCTACCACGGACCCGGCGGCCCCGCCGACATGGGCGCGATCGTCTCGTACGCGACGACCGACGTCGCGCGGCGCCACCTGACGCGGATCTGGGAGAACGCGACGACGGCGGTGCTCGGCCGCCGCAACGCCGAAGGCTTCCTCGGCTTCTGGCCGGCCGTCGCCGCCGACGAGACCGCCGATCCCCGCGACCGCGGCTACGCGAAATGGCTGGTGGACACGGAAAAGGTGGTCTTCTCGACGACGCTGACCGAAGCGCCGTGGGAGCGCACCCGGATCGTGAACGCCCCGGCCGCGGACGTCGTCACGCAGCTGAGGACCACCGGATCGGGGGAAATCCTGGTCAACAGCAGCCCGAGCGTCATCCAGCCGCTGCTGGCGGCGGACCTGCTGGACCGGCTGTACCTGATGGTCTGCCCGGAGATCGCGGGCGGCGGCGCGCGGCTGTTCGAGGACGGCCTGCCCGCGTCGCGGTGGCGGCTGGCGCACCACGAAGCGGGGGAGCAAGGCGAACTGGCGATGGTGTACGACCGGGTGCGCTGACGTCCACAATGGACGCTGGAAAACTCAGTCCCCGCTGGGAATGCGTGGTTCACCGGTGAGCACGTATTCGCCACCACAGGTCTCGGCGAGCGACGGGCCGAACAGCTCCGCCGGCGTGAATGTGCCGGGACGGCCTTGACCGGTCAGCAGCCGGTGGGCGACTTCGGCCGCGACCGTGGCGGTGAAGGCGCTCGCGTCGGTCAGCCGTAGCCAGCCCTCCCGGTGTGTGCCGTCCGCCCACGCCACGCGCGCGTGCGCCCAGGAGTGCTCACGTGGCTTCGGGCGGTCAGGCGTCTTGACCGCCGCCAGGCGCCGGGCCAGGAACCGCCGCAGCGGTCCGATGTGCAGCAGCGTCAGCCCGGCCGGCAGGACCAGGCGCAGCAGCGCGCCGGAGGGCACTTCGCCGGAGGCGGCGTCGACGAACCGGGCTCGTGCCGCGCGTTCGGCGGCGAGCAGCTCGCCCAGTGGCATCAGCGCGCTGGTCACCTGGTCGCCGTCAGGGGTGGTCAGCCGCAACGGCTCGCCGGCGACCGGCGCGGCGGCCAGGCGCCCGCGGGCGATCCGCCGTCCTTGGAACCGCCCGCCGCCCGGCACGCCCGGCAGGCCTTCGACGAGCGTGGCGGCGAGCGCCTCGCCGACCACGCCGGCGGTGCCGGCGAGCGACGGGATCATGTCGACGCGCACCCGCTCGGCCGGCGGACGATCCCCGGCGAGCCAGGTGACGACGCTTTCCGTGGCGGTCACGCCGAAGCCCGCGCCCGCGACCAGCGTGTGTCCGCAGCGTCGGGCGGCTTCGTCGCGTTCTCGCAGCTGGAGCAGCGTCGCGACGTCGTTGGCGAGATCGACGTAGTCGCCCGACTCGAGGACGGCGTCGGCGATCACGGCGGCGGTCTGCTGGAACGGGCCCACGGTGTTGACCACGACCGCGGGCCGCTCGCGCCGGATGGCGGCGGCCATCTCGGCGGGCGACCCCGCGACGACGGACCGGGCCCGCACGGCGCGCGCGGCGGTCTCGAGCCTGCCGGCGTCGCGCCCGACGAGCGTGAGCGGCGCTTCGCGGGCGGCCAGTTCCGCGGCGATCGCGCGTCCCGTCCGTCCGGTCCCGCCGAGCAGCCACACCTCGGGTGGCCGGTGATCCGACATGGCTTTCCCTCCGTCGTAGTTGATGACATACCGTGTCATCGCGGGCCACGCTACATGACACGTCGTGTCATCGTCTAGGGTGAGCAGATGGGCCGATGGGATCCGGACGCGCGGGGCCGGCTGGAACGGGCGGCGCTGGAGTTGTTCGCCGAGCAGGGCTTCGCGGACACGACGGTGCCCCAGATCACCGAGCGCGCGGGGCTGACTACCCGGACGTTCTTCCGGTACTTCGCGGACAAGCGCGAGGTGCTGTTCTCCGGCGAAGAAGAACTGCGCGAGCGGTTCATCGAGATCATCCGGACCGCACCCGCGGACCTGACCCCGGTGCAGCTGATCCGCCACGGCCTGGAAGCGGCGGCGGAGACGATCTTCCAGCCGTTGCTGGAGTATCTCCGCACGTGGCGGGCGATCGTCGGGAGTGACGGCGCGTTGCGCGAACGCGCGCTGCGGAAGCAGGAACTCACGATCGAGGCCGTGCTGACCGTGCTGCGGGAGCGGGGAACGGACGAGCCGGCGGCCGAAATGATCGCGAAGCTGTCGAACCTGGTGCTGCAGACGGCGGTCGGCCGCTGGGTGGCGCAGCCGGTGGCGGAGCGTCCGCTGGTGGCGTTCGTCGAGGAAGTCTTCGAGCAGCTGCGCTCGACGGTCGCGGGTGAGCCGGTCCACCGGTGACGGGAACCGACTGTCCGGTTCGGACGGTGCGAGGACGCCCTGTTGCGCGGCGCCGGATCGGGGTGGGGCGGGCGGGGCTCGAACCCGCGGCCAAGGGATTATGAGTCCCCTGCTCTAACCAACTGAGCTACCGCCCCCTGGCCTCGGCGCAGGCGGCACGAGGATTTGCGTGTGCACAGAAGACTCAGTTCGCTTCAAGTTATCACAGCGGCCATCCGGGGAGACCCGGTAGGCCAAACAGGTTGAAGTGGCCGCCGGCCGGGGCAGGCTCGTCTAGGTTGCAAGGGCGTCACCGCTGACCGCGACGGCGGGAGGGGAAGCGATGGTCCCGCGAGCGACCCCGCCGGCCCCCCGCGCGATCCGGCTGGCGCTGTTGGACGCACTGACCGCCGGGGCGGGCCTGGGCTACCTGGCGCACCAGTACCGGGAGGCGCTCGTGGCGAACCTCGCGCCCATCGGCCTCGGCCTGCTGCTGACACTGGCGCTGGGATACGTGCTCCGATCGGCAATCCGGGCCCTGCACCACGCAAACCGGCGCGTGGACGCGATTCTGGCCGAGGAACTGCGCAAACCCTCGCCCCGGCCCCGGTGAACCCGCGGACTGCCGCTCAGCTCCCGCCACCGGCCGGCGAGGCAGCAGTTGTCGGATCGGCGGTGGTGGCAGGGGTCGTCCACGTCGACATCGGCGGAGCCGTAGTGGTGGGTGCGGGAACCACGATCGAGGTGGTCGGCGGTGCCGCCGGGGCGCCGTAGGTGAACCAGACCTGCCCGAACGCCTTCGGCGAGGTCTCTGTGAACATCGCCCGCACCTGGAACGTGGTCGCGGTGTACGAAGCGAGCACCGTGTTGAGCATGAACCCGTTGTACGCGGCGGGCGTGTTCGCCGACACGACCACAGTCTCCGGACCGTGCCGAGGCCGTGCGTCACCGTGCAGAAGCCGCCGGCGCCGGTGACGGCCCGACGGCCGCCGAGGCGTCGGCGAACACCACCGCGCCTCCGGTGATCACCAAGGCGCCGGCCGACGCGGCCCGTGCGGTTCGTGCGTGTGTTCCCATGACGATCCCTCCCTTCGCGACAACGCACGCGCAGCCGCTCCGCGGGCCTGCCGCTTTGTACGTCCTCTGTACGCGCCCCATGCACCCTCCCGGCCATGAGACTCGCAACCACGCTCCTGGCCGGCGCACTGGCCGCCGCGGCGTTTTCCGGGGTTGCCGCGCAGGCTCTTCCCGCCTGCCCGGTGATCGTCAGCCACGGTGGCTATCCCACCGGGCCCGACCCGTGGGAGCGCGACCAGCTGCGCGCTCCCAACAATTTCAAGGCCGTCGACAGCCTGATCGCCCAGGGCTCCGGTGGCTTCGAAGCCGACGTGCAGCTGACCAAGGTCGCCGCCGGCAGTGACGGCTCCGTCAGCGGCAAGGCCGTCATGTGGCACAACACCTCGACGAACGGGCTCGACGGCGTCAAGAAGAACATCACCGACGTCTACTGGTCCTCCGGCAGCGACAAGCTCCAGGGCCGGACGCTGCAGCGGGGCCCGTACCGGGGCGAGGGCGTCTACTCGCTGCGGCAGTGGCTCGACCACGTCGGATCCCGAGGCGCGTACGCCGAACTCGAGATCAAGCCGGAGACGAAGGTGTTCCTGATCAACGGTTCCGCCTCGGTGAAGGCGAAGGCGTGGAGCGAGATCACCGACCCGGTCCGTGAGCGCTACCGGACCCAGGCGATCACCGTGTACTCGCACGACCCGGACATCGCCGCGGCGCTGAAGTCCCGCGTGGCGGCCGGCGCCTTCCCGGCCGTGCTCGGCGGCGGACCGTCGTGGCCCGACACCGTCAAGTGGGAAGAGCCGCCGCCGTCGTGGAGCGGCAACGCGGCTAGCTGGCAGGCGAACCTCGCCACGGCGCCGAAGCGGGTCGCCACCAGCTGGACGGCCGACTACAAGAAGTGGCTGGCCGGCCGCTGCGCCTGAGCGTCCCTCAGGCGACGCGGTACCAGCCGTTCGTGATCGGCCCGGCGGTGCTCAGCTCCCGTGGTTCCAGCCGGATCCGCGTCCCGCCCGGGTGGTCGAACAGCCGGACGCCGTCGCCGAGCAGGACCGGCGCGACGTGCACCAGCACTTCGTCCAGCAGCCCCGCCTCCAGGCACCGCCGGGCCGTCGTGGCGCCCAGCACCGCGACGTACCCGTCGCCGGCCGCCGCGGCCGCTGCCGCGGCGGCCTCGCCGAGGTCGCCGAGCAGGATGAAGCCGTCCGACGGTGCCGCGTCGCGGGTCACCACGAAGACCGGGCCGGTCCAGCGGCCGCCGTAGACGCGGCCTTCCGCGGTCGTCGCCGGAGCGTACGTGCGGTGTCCCATGAGCACCGCCCCGATCTCGCCGAGCACCCGCTCGACGACCGGGTTCGGCCCGGGGCGCAGGCCGGAAAGCCAGGTCATGTCGTCGCCGGGCGCCGCGACGAAGCCGTCGAGGGACATCGTGATGTGGTACAGGAACTTGGCCATGGGTGCCGCCTTTCGGTCCGGGTCACCTCGTACCGACGGCGGCGGCGCGGAAACTCATCGGTCAGGCCGGGACGAGTTCCGCGGCGGCGTACCGGCGGGCCAGTGCCGCGCACACGATCAGCTGAATCTGGTGGAACAGCATCAGCGGCAGGACGATCAGCCCGACCTGCGCGTGCCCGAACAGGACCGTGGCCATCGGCAGGCCGCTGGCCAGGCTCTTCTTCGACCCGCAGAACACGATCGTGATCCGGTCGGCGCGGGCGAAGCCGAGCAGGCGCGCGGCCCACCCGGTCGCACCCAGCACCGCCGCCAGCAGCACGCCGCACACCACGAGCAGCACCAGCAGGTGGCCGGCGTCGAGCCGGTGCCAGATCCCCTCGGTCATGCCCGCGCTGAACGCCGTGTAGACGACCAGCAGGATCGACCCGCGGTCGAACAGCTTCAGCGGCGCCGAGTTCCGCGTGATCCAGTCCCCGATCCAGCGCCGCGCCAGCTGTCCCGCGACGAACGGCGCCAGCAGCTGCAGCACGATCCCGAGCACCGCCGAACCGTCGACACCGGCGCCGTCCCCGGCCAGCAGCAGCGCCACCAGCAGCGGGGTGAGCACGATCCCGGCCAGGTTGGACAGCGACGCGCTGCAGATCGCGGCCGCGACGTTGCCGCGCGCGATCGAGGTGAACGCGATGGACGACTGCACGGTCGAGGGCAGCACGGCGAGGAACAGCACGCCGGCGGCGAGCTGCGCGGGCAGCGCCGACGCGGGCAGCAGGAGCACGGCCAGGCCGAGCAGCGGGAACAGCACGAAGGTCGCGGCCAGCACGACCGCGTGCAGCCGCCAGTGCCGCAGCCCGTCGAGGGCTTCCTGCGTCGACAACCGGGCGCCGTAGAGGAAGAACAGCAGCCCGACGGCGACCGTGGTGGCGGTGCCGAACGCCCCGGCCACGGCGCCCGAAGCGGGCAGCAGGGTGGCGACGCCGACGGTGGCGAGGATGGCGGCGACGAACGGGT
Proteins encoded in this region:
- a CDS encoding metalloregulator ArsR/SmtB family transcription factor codes for the protein MDGIAAALGDAARWRLVELLAERPRSVGELAELTGLRQPQTTKHLQTLARAGLVTAFPLGQRRVHALEAGPLAAFAHRLGELAKATEAHEGERDVVARYRAAIEAETAIAGRGRRADGRTFAFERVLAAPREVVWRHWTDPDLLASWWVPPSMTITACLLEPHAGGRAVLAYRDAGGAYRSEGRVRHAQEPGRLGFDLAVKGKASFTAHYDLELTTVPDGTRLRLGLRVTATTVEAVPAVAGIETGWGQVLDHLTAVLTRRKG
- a CDS encoding DUF5997 family protein, whose product is MTSHKTTQTMKPATAAKKLGVYLEATPPEFREGVVSRDELNALQADPPEWLRELRRTGPHPRQVVAAKLGISIGGLTRGGITEALTTEQIEALKEENPDWLVRERATQAEVRKEAVRLKEKNR
- a CDS encoding saccharopine dehydrogenase NADP-binding domain-containing protein, which gives rise to MTRYVINYDGGKAMSDHRPPEVWLLGGTGRTGRAIAAELAAREAPLTLVGRDAGRLETAARAVRARSVVAGSPAEMAAAIRRERPAVVVNTVGPFQQTAAVIADAVLESGDYVDLANDVATLLQLRERDEAARRCGHTLVAGAGFGVTATESVVTWLAGDRPPAERVRVDMIPSLAGTAGVVGEALAATLVEGLPGVPGGGRFQGRRIARGRLAAAPVAGEPLRLTTPDGDQVTSALMPLGELLAAERAARARFVDAASGEVPSGALLRLVLPAGLTLLHIGPLRRFLARRLAAVKTPDRPKPREHSWAHARVAWADGTHREGWLRLTDASAFTATVAAEVAHRLLTGQGRPGTFTPAELFGPSLAETCGGEYVLTGEPRIPSGD
- a CDS encoding isoamylase, whose amino-acid sequence is MIKTSKSRAGTQRVTFSLPVGAPPGRVSVVGSFNDWTPGRHHLTPRSNGRRSASVEVPPGTVIQFRYLGENGLWFDDPDLPDRVDGNCVYSTS
- a CDS encoding TetR family transcriptional regulator, which translates into the protein MGRWDPDARGRLERAALELFAEQGFADTTVPQITERAGLTTRTFFRYFADKREVLFSGEEELRERFIEIIRTAPADLTPVQLIRHGLEAAAETIFQPLLEYLRTWRAIVGSDGALRERALRKQELTIEAVLTVLRERGTDEPAAEMIAKLSNLVLQTAVGRWVAQPVAERPLVAFVEEVFEQLRSTVAGEPVHR
- a CDS encoding dihydrofolate reductase family protein — translated: MTEPSGRAVTANLSLTLDGRYHGPGGPADMGAIVSYATTDVARRHLTRIWENATTAVLGRRNAEGFLGFWPAVAADETADPRDRGYAKWLVDTEKVVFSTTLTEAPWERTRIVNAPAADVVTQLRTTGSGEILVNSSPSVIQPLLAADLLDRLYLMVCPEIAGGGARLFEDGLPASRWRLAHHEAGEQGELAMVYDRVR
- a CDS encoding bile acid:sodium symporter family protein, translated to MSRFLDPFVAAILATVGVATLLPASGAVAGAFGTATTVAVGLLFFLYGARLSTQEALDGLRHWRLHAVVLAATFVLFPLLGLAVLLLPASALPAQLAAGVLFLAVLPSTVQSSIAFTSIARGNVAAAICSASLSNLAGIVLTPLLVALLLAGDGAGVDGSAVLGIVLQLLAPFVAGQLARRWIGDWITRNSAPLKLFDRGSILLVVYTAFSAGMTEGIWHRLDAGHLLVLLVVCGVLLAAVLGATGWAARLLGFARADRITIVFCGSKKSLASGLPMATVLFGHAQVGLIVLPLMLFHQIQLIVCAALARRYAAAELVPA
- a CDS encoding dihydrofolate reductase family protein; amino-acid sequence: MAKFLYHITMSLDGFVAAPGDDMTWLSGLRPGPNPVVERVLGEIGAVLMGHRTYAPATTAEGRVYGGRWTGPVFVVTRDAAPSDGFILLGDLGEAAAAAAAAAGDGYVAVLGATTARRCLEAGLLDEVLVHVAPVLLGDGVRLFDHPGGTRIRLEPRELSTAGPITNGWYRVA
- a CDS encoding LysR substrate-binding domain-containing protein, which produces MTSFRLAYVPGATPAKWVRTWAERMPEVPLTLVPVEAAGATGLIRAREADAALLRSPIDRDGLHAIPLYTETTVVVVPKDHLIAAADEVSTADLADDVVLHPLDDTIEWTSLPGRPAVSRPGTTADAVELVAAGVGVLVVPQSLARLHHRRDLTYRPVTDAPQSSVALSWLEDETTDLMETFIGIVRGRTVNSTRGRPPQAPAERKRPERKPAAAKKPVRRGGGAPKRGKPRRRS
- a CDS encoding kynureninase — its product is MTTLQEAERLDAGDELAGFRDRFVPITDPGVVAYLDGNSLGRPLRATAERLREVVAEQWGARLIRSWDERWLALPERIGDELGRVALGAAPGQTIVADSTSVCLYKVLRAAVALRPGRDEIVTDTANFPTDRFLVESVAAELGKTVRWLDTVADVGAVTGDRTAAVVLSHVDYRSAEIADLPGITRLVQERGGLAIWDLCHSVGALPVELDAAGADFAVGCTYKFLNAGPGAPAFLYVNARHHAEFGQPITGWMGAADTFAMAEHYVPAPGIRRALSGTPPVLGMVGVQEGVALLAEAGIERVRAKAVALGRWVIDLADAWLVPLGFTVASPREDDRRGGHVTLRHPDAERLSRLLIENGVLIDFRRPDGIRVGLSPLTTGFAEVRAAMARIRELAA